Proteins co-encoded in one Pseudomonas fluorescens genomic window:
- a CDS encoding MarC family protein, whose product MLHVLFSVYLKMLVLYSPFFVLSCFISLTRGYSRKEQRRLAWKVAIATLVSSVLLYLFGRVIFDVFGITVDAFRIGAGSVLFISALGMAQGKSAVQADNVQQDVTIVPLTIPLTVGPGTIGALLVMGVSQPHWDDKLIAIMSIALASFTVGVVLYLSNRIERILGDQGLQIVSRLMGLFVCALAAQIIFTGVKGYLG is encoded by the coding sequence TGTTGTTCAGCGTTTACCTGAAGATGCTGGTGCTCTACAGCCCGTTCTTCGTGTTGTCCTGCTTCATCAGCCTGACCCGGGGTTATTCGCGCAAGGAACAACGGCGCCTGGCCTGGAAAGTTGCGATCGCCACCCTGGTATCGAGCGTGTTGCTGTACCTGTTCGGGCGAGTGATCTTCGACGTGTTCGGCATCACCGTGGATGCTTTCCGCATCGGTGCCGGCAGCGTGCTCTTCATCTCGGCGCTGGGCATGGCGCAGGGCAAGTCGGCGGTGCAGGCCGACAATGTGCAGCAGGACGTGACCATCGTCCCGCTGACCATCCCGCTGACCGTCGGCCCCGGCACGATCGGTGCGCTGCTGGTGATGGGCGTCAGCCAGCCGCACTGGGATGACAAGCTGATCGCGATCATGAGCATCGCACTCGCCAGTTTTACCGTCGGCGTGGTGTTGTATCTGTCGAATCGAATCGAGCGGATTCTCGGCGATCAGGGGTTGCAGATCGTCAGCCGGCTCATGGGATTGTTTGTCTGTGCCCTGGCTGCGCAGATCATCTTTACCGGGGTGAAGGGTTATCTTGGCTGA